TATTAGTACCGAAATTTATCTCAATTTTGTCTCCAATGCTTAACTCAGTTCCTGGTTTTGCTTCTTTACCGTTTACGAAGACTCTTCCTTGTTCACAAGCTTCTTTTGCTACAGTTCTTCTTTTGATTATTCTTGCATTTTTTAAAAATTTATCTATTCTCATATAAGCTCACCTCTTTCTCTTATTCGTAGTCCTGCAACTCAAATTTATTTACTCGATTACTCTCAATAAATTTGATATTCACCTAGTTTTACCTACCTGCGATTCTTTCGAAAAGGCGCCCGAAAGAATCGGGTTAGGTCATAAAAAAATCAGGTCCTTGACCTGATTCTCTTATTTATTTACTGCTTCTTTTAATGTTTTTCCTGCTTTAAACACTGGAGCTGAAGATGCTGGTATTTTTATAACTTCTTCAGGATTTCTTGGGTTTCTACCTTCTCTAGCTTTTCTTTCTCTAACTTCGAAAGTACCAAAACCAACTAACTGAACTTTCTCTCCACCTGCTAATGCTTCTTCAACGCTCTTCATGAATGCATTTAAAGCGCTTTCTGCATCTTTCTTTGTTAAATTGCTTTTTTCTGCCATGCTAGCTACTAATTCAGCTTTATTCACAATATAACCTCCCTTATAATATTAATATGGTTACGTATAGCATATTCTATGTTTTTTAGCAAAATCCTTCTTTTCTATACTATTTTTTATCATTTTTTTTATTTTTATGTATTTTTGCCTTATCCCACATAAAATCCATATCCTCTAAAGTCATTTCTTTTAAATCTAGACCCTTTTTATTACTTTCTACTTCTATAAACTCGAACCTCTCGACAAATTTCTCTATCGTTCTATTAATAGCATTTTCAGGATTTATATTTACAAACCTACAAACATTTACTACTGCAAATAATAAGTCCCCTAGTTCACATTCTAAGCTGTCCTTATCATTGCGTTTAATTTCTTTCATAACCTCTTCTAATTCTTCATATAGCTTTTCTATTGCTCCACTTACATCATCCCAGTCAAATCCTACATCTGCTGCTCTCTGCTGAACCTTATAGCTCCTCATAAGTGAAGGAAGACTCTTAGGTATGTCCTTAAGTCTATCAGTATAGCTTTCAATATTTTTTTCTTCAGCTTTCATATCATTCCAGCTCATTAGCGCCTCAGATACATTATTAGCTGTTTTATCTAAGAACACATGAGGATGTCGATGTATGAGCTTATTACAAATATTTGTCGTCACATCCCAAAAGTTAAAGTAACCTTCCTCCTTGCCAATTTGGCTATGAAACACTACTTGAAGCAATAAATCCCCTAGTTCATCAGCTAAAGCATCCATATCATCATTATTGATGGCATCTACTACTTCATAAGCTTCTTCAATTACATATTCTCTCAAGGAAATATGGGTCTGTTCTGAATCCCAAGGGCATCCTTCCTTTCCTCTTAGCCTTTCCATGATTTTCATCAAATCATAGATGTCATATCTGATCTTATTCTTCACCTTAGGAACATAGACACTTGTTAGGAAACTTATGTCATCTATTCTATCTATTTCATATAGAGGAATCTTAAGGACCTTTTCTTCATGTTTAATACCTGCAGAGTTAACAACATATACCTCATGTTCATCCCCATAAACTTCCATAAGAGCAAGCTTAAGTTCTGATGCTCTCATTTTATCATACACCTGAGTTATTAAACAGTCAACATTTATATCGACATTTGTTTCATGAATGTTTAGTCCATCTATTATTTTAAGACCATTTATAGGGTCATGGCCTACTGATAATATTACGGGTTCAATAAAGCTTAATCCTGGTATTATCTCTAATTCTACAGCATCTCTTTTTTCAAGTTCTATTAGACTTGCTACTGTTTTTTCAGCTACTAATGGATGACCAGGTACACAATAAATTATGTTATGAAATTCTTCGGATTTTTTTATCAAATCATCCACTATAAACTCATAGACCTTTTCAAAGCTTTGTTGAGTCTCGTATACATAATCATATGAAGTATAATCAACACCTTTTTCATCTAGGTATTTTACTGTAGGATGATTCTCTGTCCTCAAAAAAACCCTATGTCCACTACATATCTGCTCTATAGCCCCTAATGTAAGAGAGCCTATATCGCCTGGTCCTAGTCCTACTATTGTGATTTTCCCCATAGTTTCCCTCCATATTTACTCTTATCATTGACAAATACTATTTTCTTTATACATGTGTACTTTTAGCTTTTTAAAAGTCCTTTATCTTTTAATGTCCTGGCTAGCTTTTCTCCCTTGGGCAATAGCTCAAAATCCTCTGTAGTTAGAGCCCCACTTAGAAGTAGTGAAGCCACATATGCAATTCCACCTGTACCAATTGATAGTATAGTTGATATCTTGCTCCCTATTAAGGCATTAGTATATCTATAAGTAAACCACGCCACACCAGTCATTATAAGTGTTGATATTATAGGTTTTAAAGCTATATCTATAAATCTAAAGTTAACTCTTGTATGTTTTTTGACCTCTATATAGTTTAGTATAGCCGCTACTAGATAAGTTACAACTGTACTGATAGCCGCCCCCTTTACATTTATAGAAGGTATACCTGTTAAAATATATGTCAAAATAACTTTTATTCCTGCTCCTATAGCTAAGTTACGTACAGGTATCATTATCTTTCCTATCCCTTGAAGTATGGATGTAAGAGATTGAATCAATGTTAAAAATATTAAGCTTATTGCTAGTATTTGAAGTATAGCTCCAGTACTTTGCTTTTCTGCAAGGCTATAGTTATAGTACAAAAGATCAATGATAGGTGTAGCCAATATAAATAAGCCTAATGCACAAGGCAAACCTATAAGAAGAGTTACCCTAACACCTGATTTAGTAGTAGCTTTAATATCCTCATAGTCCTTTCTAGCAAATGCACTAGATACTGCCGGTACTAAGCTTACTGCTATACCCATAGACAATACTTGTGGAAGGTTAATTAGGGTTTGTGCATTTCCCGTAAGCTGACCATACAACGCATTAGCCTGTGTCTCAGTAAAACCTATTTCTTGGAGTCTTCTCATAATTAAAGCCGCATCTATAGTATTTATTATTGGTAAAATAGATGCACCAATAGTAATAGGTATGGCTATCTTCAGAATATCCTTCACTATTTTACCTATAGTTTCTGGTTTTGTATTGCTTCTACTGTTTTTGATCTCTTCTGTTATTTTACCTTTTTCCTTAATATATATAATCACTATAATAATAGTACCTGCAATAGCCCCAGCAGAGGCTCCAAACGAAGCTCCTCCTGCTGCTTCTGGAAGTCCAATACCTACTAGTTGATATGCTAGAAGCAAGCCTATGGCAACACGAAACAGCTGCTCAATTAGTTGTGATATTGCAGTTGGTGTCATTACCTGTCTTCCTTGAAAAT
The nucleotide sequence above comes from Proteiniborus sp. DW1. Encoded proteins:
- a CDS encoding polysaccharide biosynthesis protein, giving the protein MAKNNFLKGAAILGIAGLIVKVLGAFYRIPLSNMIGSEGMGYVQTAYPLYTLLVAISTSGFPSAIAKIIAEKRALHDFRGAHRVFRISFAGFLAAGIITSVFVFLSARSIVDAIGNSNAYYSLIAMTPALFFVPIMSAFRGYFQGRQVMTPTAISQLIEQLFRVAIGLLLAYQLVGIGLPEAAGGASFGASAGAIAGTIIIVIIYIKEKGKITEEIKNSRSNTKPETIGKIVKDILKIAIPITIGASILPIINTIDAALIMRRLQEIGFTETQANALYGQLTGNAQTLINLPQVLSMGIAVSLVPAVSSAFARKDYEDIKATTKSGVRVTLLIGLPCALGLFILATPIIDLLYYNYSLAEKQSTGAILQILAISLIFLTLIQSLTSILQGIGKIMIPVRNLAIGAGIKVILTYILTGIPSINVKGAAISTVVTYLVAAILNYIEVKKHTRVNFRFIDIALKPIISTLIMTGVAWFTYRYTNALIGSKISTILSIGTGGIAYVASLLLSGALTTEDFELLPKGEKLARTLKDKGLLKS
- a CDS encoding RNA-binding S4 domain-containing protein, which gives rise to MRIDKFLKNARIIKRRTVAKEACEQGRVFVNGKEAKPGTELSIGDKIEINFGTNTMKIEVLKLLEHVTKENAEEMYKNIQ
- the mazG gene encoding nucleoside triphosphate pyrophosphohydrolase, translating into MGKITIVGLGPGDIGSLTLGAIEQICSGHRVFLRTENHPTVKYLDEKGVDYTSYDYVYETQQSFEKVYEFIVDDLIKKSEEFHNIIYCVPGHPLVAEKTVASLIELEKRDAVELEIIPGLSFIEPVILSVGHDPINGLKIIDGLNIHETNVDINVDCLITQVYDKMRASELKLALMEVYGDEHEVYVVNSAGIKHEEKVLKIPLYEIDRIDDISFLTSVYVPKVKNKIRYDIYDLMKIMERLRGKEGCPWDSEQTHISLREYVIEEAYEVVDAINNDDMDALADELGDLLLQVVFHSQIGKEEGYFNFWDVTTNICNKLIHRHPHVFLDKTANNVSEALMSWNDMKAEEKNIESYTDRLKDIPKSLPSLMRSYKVQQRAADVGFDWDDVSGAIEKLYEELEEVMKEIKRNDKDSLECELGDLLFAVVNVCRFVNINPENAINRTIEKFVERFEFIEVESNKKGLDLKEMTLEDMDFMWDKAKIHKNKKNDKK
- a CDS encoding HU family DNA-binding protein, translating into MNKAELVASMAEKSNLTKKDAESALNAFMKSVEEALAGGEKVQLVGFGTFEVRERKAREGRNPRNPEEVIKIPASSAPVFKAGKTLKEAVNK